One window of the Eschrichtius robustus isolate mEscRob2 chromosome X, mEscRob2.pri, whole genome shotgun sequence genome contains the following:
- the LOC137756800 gene encoding sodium- and chloride-dependent creatine transporter 1-like — MATEQGVHISKVAESGPGLAFIAYPRAVTLMPVAPLWAALFFFMLLLLGLDSQFVGVEGFITGLLDLLPASYYFRFQREISVALCCALCFVIDLSMVTDGGMYVFQLFDYYSASGTTLLWQAFWECVVIAWVYGADRFMDDVACMIGYRPCPWMKWCWSFFTPLVCMGIFIFNTVYYKPLVYNNTYVYPWWGEAVGWGFALSSMLCVPLHLLGCLLKAKGTVAERWQHLTQPVWGLHHLEYRAQDSDVRGLTTLTPVSESSKVVVVESVM, encoded by the exons ATGGCCACAGAGCAGGGCGTGCACATCTCCAAGGTGGCGGAATCAG GGCCTGGCCTGGCTTTCATCGCCTATCCCCGGGCCGTCACGCTGATGCCTGTGGCCCCGCTCTGGGCTGCCCTGTTCTTCTTCATGCTGCTGCTGCTCGGCCTCGACAGCCAG TTTGTAGGTGTGGAAGGCTTCATCACCGGCCTGCTGGACCTCCTCCCGGCCTCCTACTACTTCCGTTTCCAAAGAGAGATCTCCGTGGCCCTCTGCTGCGCCCTCTGCTTTGTCATTGACCTCTCCATGGTGACCGAT GGCGGGATGTATGTCTTCCAGCTGTTTGACTACTACTCAGCCAGCGGCACCACCCTGCTCTGGCAGGCCTTCTGGGAGTGCGTGGTGATCGCCTGGGTGTACG GAGCCGACCGCTTCATGGACGACGTGGCCTGCATGATCGGGTACCGACCTTGCCCCTGGATGAAATGGTGCTGGTCTTTCTTCACCCCGCTGGTGTGCATG GGCATCTTCATCTTCAACACGGTGTACTACAAGCCGCTGGTCTACAACAACACCTACGTGTACCCGTGGTGGGGCGAGGCCGTGGGCTGGGGCTTCGCACTCTCCTCCATGCTGTGTGTGCCCCTCCACCTCCTGGGCTGCCTCCTCAAGGCCAAGGGGACCGTGGCTGAG CGCTGGCAGCACCTGACGCAGCCCGTATGGGGTCTCCACCACTTGGAGTACAGAGCTCAGGACTCGGATGTCAGGGGCCTGACCACCCTGACCCCAGTGTCTGAGAGCAgcaaggtggtggtggtggagagcGTCATGTGA